The following are from one region of the Ignavibacteria bacterium genome:
- a CDS encoding NADH-quinone oxidoreductase subunit A: MIEQYIPLFLAIVVAILFSLFLMKSSSWFGPQRPDPSKLSTYESGMEPVKTARERFSVKFYMVAMLFIIFDIEVVFLYPWAVNLKSLMNSMGLFIIIEMIVFILILLVGYFYILKKGALKWD; encoded by the coding sequence ATGATTGAACAGTATATCCCGTTATTTCTTGCAATAGTTGTCGCCATTCTGTTTTCGTTATTCCTAATGAAAAGCTCTTCATGGTTCGGACCGCAAAGACCCGATCCATCAAAGCTATCAACTTACGAAAGCGGAATGGAGCCGGTCAAAACAGCACGTGAAAGATTCTCAGTAAAGTTTTATATGGTTGCGATGCTCTTTATTATTTTTGATATCGAAGTTGTTTTTCTTTATCCGTGGGCTGTAAATCTTAAATCGCTTATGAACTCTATGGGATTGTTCATAATCATAGAAATGATAGTATTCATTTTAATTCTTCTTGTCGGATATTTTTATATCCTAAAGAAAGGAGCCCTTAAATGGGACTAG
- a CDS encoding NADH-quinone oxidoreductase subunit C: MTELIEKKLKENFSDSILDVIYFRGEQTFIVDKSKIVGILTFLRDDSELSFNFLIDLCGADRAKRKDRFEVVYQLFSLKNKVQLRIKCRVDEKYLNIDSVSDVFGTANWHERETYDMYGIIFNNHPDLRRMYMPEDYEYYPLRKDFPLLGIPGSIPLPKNK, translated from the coding sequence ATGACAGAATTAATTGAAAAGAAACTAAAAGAAAATTTTTCCGATTCCATTCTTGATGTGATTTACTTTAGAGGCGAGCAGACGTTCATCGTCGACAAAAGTAAGATAGTTGGCATTCTCACATTTTTAAGAGATGATTCGGAACTGTCTTTTAATTTTTTAATTGATCTTTGCGGAGCCGATCGTGCAAAACGAAAAGACCGGTTTGAAGTTGTCTATCAACTTTTCTCGCTAAAAAATAAAGTTCAATTAAGAATAAAATGCCGAGTAGATGAAAAATATTTGAATATTGATTCAGTAAGTGATGTATTTGGGACAGCAAATTGGCACGAACGCGAAACTTATGATATGTACGGCATTATATTCAACAATCATCCCGATCTTCGACGCATGTACATGCCCGAAGATTATGAATACTATCCCCTAAGAAAAGATTTTCCACTGCTTGGAATTCCAGGCTCAATTCCTCTCCCGAAAAATAAATGA
- a CDS encoding NADH-quinone oxidoreductase subunit B → MGLETGFGEGFITTQISALIGWARKNSLWPMPLGISCCAIEMMAAADPRFDISRFGSEVMRFTPRQCDLMIVAGTVTYKMAKVVRKIYDQMPDPKWVISMGACASSGGMFRSYSVVQGIDQFIPVDVYTAGCPPRPENLLAALMEIQKKVGKSSVLEYQNKPMIELPVLNK, encoded by the coding sequence ATGGGACTAGAAACTGGATTCGGTGAAGGTTTTATCACCACGCAGATAAGCGCACTGATCGGTTGGGCAAGAAAAAATTCGCTCTGGCCTATGCCGCTTGGAATTTCCTGCTGTGCGATTGAAATGATGGCTGCTGCTGATCCGCGATTTGATATTTCACGCTTCGGTTCTGAGGTTATGAGATTTACTCCTCGTCAATGCGATTTGATGATTGTGGCAGGAACTGTTACGTATAAAATGGCAAAGGTAGTCAGAAAAATTTACGATCAAATGCCTGATCCGAAATGGGTGATCTCAATGGGTGCATGTGCATCGAGCGGCGGAATGTTCAGGTCATACTCGGTTGTGCAAGGCATCGATCAATTCATCCCGGTTGATGTTTACACTGCAGGCTGCCCGCCTCGCCCTGAAAACTTATTAGCCGCACTGATGGAGATCCAAAAGAAAGTCGGTAAATCGAGTGTACTCGAATATCAAAACAAACCAATGATTGAACTTCCCGTATTGAACAAATGA
- a CDS encoding T9SS type A sorting domain-containing protein encodes MKKLSFLILFFGANILTFGANVYFLNDGPGYIYTNGQTFYSNQDGHALVAYHVWAEPTRYSVSEWGARFQDPDGNWSSWSALSSGQGLHECLKVGTWNVQGRVWVDIDYNTYQTNFYMYTSFTLYFYVVDNYAPSAPQNISVQAYEAQGYYSPKLTWTLNSEIDVTLNSFGYYIDRRLDAEGNGNWTSWQTLDSVNGNSNYYIDYSITTAGSGPSKVQYKLRAKDVYNNYSNYTSAVELNYGNSMNKIGTKNLNYSFSLSQNYPNPFNPTTKIKFNIPHSAFVTLKVYDILGKKVATLVNEEMSAENHSVNFDANNLPPGIYIYKISAGEFTEIKKMLLIK; translated from the coding sequence ATGAAAAAGTTATCTTTTCTTATTTTATTTTTTGGCGCTAATATTTTAACATTTGGTGCTAATGTTTATTTCTTGAATGATGGTCCAGGGTATATTTATACTAATGGACAAACTTTTTACAGTAATCAAGATGGTCATGCCTTAGTAGCTTATCATGTTTGGGCAGAGCCCACTAGGTACAGTGTTAGTGAATGGGGTGCAAGATTTCAAGATCCTGATGGAAATTGGTCAAGTTGGAGTGCTTTATCAAGTGGTCAGGGTTTGCATGAATGTCTGAAAGTGGGAACTTGGAATGTTCAAGGACGTGTGTGGGTGGATATTGATTATAACACTTATCAGACAAATTTTTATATGTATACGAGTTTTACATTATATTTTTATGTTGTTGATAATTATGCTCCATCAGCACCACAAAATATAAGTGTTCAAGCATATGAAGCACAAGGATACTATTCGCCAAAACTTACCTGGACTTTAAACTCTGAAATCGATGTTACTCTAAATTCTTTTGGATATTATATTGACAGAAGACTTGATGCAGAAGGAAATGGAAATTGGACTTCATGGCAAACTCTTGATTCAGTTAATGGAAATAGTAATTATTATATTGATTATTCCATAACCACTGCCGGTTCCGGTCCTTCAAAAGTGCAATATAAATTAAGAGCTAAAGATGTTTATAATAATTATTCGAATTATACATCCGCAGTTGAGCTGAATTATGGAAATTCAATGAATAAAATTGGGACAAAGAATTTAAATTATTCATTCTCTCTAAGTCAAAATTATCCCAATCCGTTCAATCCGACTACGAAAATTAAATTCAATATTCCACATTCAGCATTCGTCACTTTAAAAGTTTATGACATACTTGGAAAAAAAGTTGCTACCCTTGTAAATGAAGAAATGTCTGCAGAAAATCATTCTGTGAATTTCGATGCTAATAATCTGCCGCCAGGTATCTATATCTATAAAATAAGTGCCGGTGAGTTTACTGAAATAAAGAAAATGTTATTAATCAAATAA